One segment of Streptomyces sp. NBC_00576 DNA contains the following:
- a CDS encoding HD-GYP domain-containing protein, giving the protein MTSASRFLTLIHTAAALLTLLSLAHTLWSGLDERAVALSFGLLVLLGELTRWSGPESREVAPLAAAAALSYALLGEDAGRATHHGALQVVAVVVAATLVGCVPHVARGQGPTADHLARRVLTAGFAASCFQPLYNQGVFEAWGGPAYVLLLVALLGLTTLCDAVLAAALAHSRTGWPFGPLLRDELRAMLGIGTAVCATGVVMALAVAVVGLWALPVFSLPLLLTQFAFRRYAGVRATYRQTIASLARATEIAGYTPAGHARRVAVLSRAVGRELGLSEPELTVLEYAALMHDIGQLSLVDPVPAGATAVLPVEEQRRIALLGGAVVRQTGVAAAVAVVVERQADPYREQPVSACIVRAVNAYEEKVRDAGAGGPLRALEELRLGTGRDYQPEVVESLARVLARNGGVVHERIG; this is encoded by the coding sequence ATGACCTCGGCCTCGCGATTCCTTACCCTCATTCACACCGCCGCCGCCCTGCTCACCCTCCTCTCCCTCGCCCACACCCTCTGGTCCGGTCTCGACGAACGTGCCGTCGCGCTCTCCTTCGGGCTGCTCGTCCTGCTCGGCGAGCTGACCCGGTGGAGCGGGCCCGAGTCGCGGGAGGTGGCGCCGCTCGCCGCCGCCGCGGCCCTGTCGTACGCGCTGCTCGGGGAGGACGCCGGACGGGCCACGCATCACGGGGCGCTCCAGGTCGTCGCCGTCGTCGTCGCGGCCACCCTCGTCGGCTGCGTACCGCACGTCGCGCGCGGACAGGGGCCGACCGCCGACCACCTCGCCCGTCGGGTGCTCACCGCCGGGTTCGCCGCCAGTTGCTTCCAACCCCTCTACAACCAGGGCGTGTTCGAGGCATGGGGCGGCCCCGCCTACGTCCTGCTGCTCGTCGCGCTGCTCGGGCTCACCACGCTCTGCGACGCCGTACTCGCCGCCGCGCTCGCCCACTCGCGCACCGGCTGGCCCTTCGGTCCGCTGCTGCGGGACGAGCTGCGGGCCATGCTGGGGATCGGGACCGCCGTGTGCGCCACGGGGGTGGTCATGGCGCTCGCCGTCGCCGTCGTAGGGCTCTGGGCGCTGCCTGTCTTCTCGCTGCCGCTGCTCCTGACCCAGTTCGCCTTCCGGCGGTACGCGGGCGTGCGGGCCACCTATCGGCAGACGATCGCCTCCCTGGCCCGCGCCACCGAGATCGCCGGGTACACCCCGGCCGGGCACGCCCGGCGCGTGGCGGTGCTCAGCCGGGCGGTGGGGCGGGAGCTGGGGCTGTCCGAGCCGGAGCTGACCGTGCTGGAGTACGCGGCCCTCATGCACGACATCGGGCAGCTCAGCCTCGTCGACCCGGTACCGGCCGGGGCCACAGCCGTACTCCCGGTGGAGGAGCAGCGCCGGATCGCACTGCTCGGCGGGGCCGTCGTACGGCAGACGGGGGTGGCCGCGGCGGTCGCCGTGGTCGTCGAGCGGCAGGCCGATCCGTACCGGGAGCAGCCGGTCTCCGCGTGCATCGTGCGGGCGGTCAACGCGTACGAGGAGAAGGTGCGGGACGCCGGAGCGGGCGGGCCGCTGCGGGCGCTCGAAGAGCTGCGACTCGGTACCGGCCGGGATTATCAGCCGGAGGTGGTGGAATCCCTCGCCCGGGTACTCGCCAGGAATGGCGGAGTCGTTCACGAGCGCATCGGTTGA